A genomic segment from uncultured Marinifilum sp. encodes:
- a CDS encoding S46 family peptidase → MRKLASLVLGLSLLLSFSNVKADEGMWLLSLLKKNAAEMQEMGLKLSPEDIYDINNSSLKDAIVGMGSEGRPFRHFCTGEIISDQGLFLTNHHCGFNAIQSHSTTEHDYLSDGFWAYDKKEELTNPGITASILISMKDVTKKVLANVKDDMTEEERYKAIEEAAVKLEKESVEGTHYKANIKSMFKGNQYFLFIYEIFKDVRLVGAPPQSMGKFGGDTDNWMWPRHTADFSMFRIYTAPDGKPAAYSEENIPLKPKHHLPISIKGVQEKDFAMIMGFPGTTNRYLTSFGLEETMKITNQNRYDIRTVKLDIMKKDMLKDAKVRIQYASKHAGSANYWKYSNEQNKALKKLNTMAHKKEIEKKFLEWANEKPKRAAKYGEALNMIKKAFADRKDAKFAGSYIGEALAQGAEAPMFATKANKLKSLLAAEEQDAEAIEKTITALKAAAKKFYKDYNAPTDEKLMASLYKMYADAISTEERPSIFKTIAEEYNNDFTKFAKEVYSTSVFANEDKFNKFLSAPELEVLENDLLLKAGLSIGKAYGAVYGKMNAGSDELGKGMRLFVDGLLQINKKKNFAPDANSTLRLTYGSVGGYQPKDGVYYYHYTTLKGVMEKEDPTNPEFVVPAKLKDLYAAKDFGRYADKNGYLPACFLTNNDITGGNSGSPVINGNGELIGTAFDGNSEAMSGDIDFEENLQRCINLDVRYTLFIIDKFAGAQNLIDEMTIVE, encoded by the coding sequence ATGAGAAAATTAGCATCGTTAGTACTGGGATTAAGCCTTTTGCTTAGCTTTTCGAATGTGAAAGCTGACGAGGGAATGTGGCTTTTATCCCTACTGAAAAAAAATGCTGCAGAAATGCAGGAAATGGGATTAAAATTATCTCCTGAAGATATTTACGACATCAACAATTCAAGCTTAAAAGATGCAATTGTAGGGATGGGAAGCGAAGGAAGACCATTTCGTCACTTTTGTACTGGTGAAATTATTTCCGATCAAGGATTATTCCTAACCAATCACCACTGCGGTTTTAACGCAATTCAATCTCACTCTACAACAGAGCACGATTATCTTTCAGACGGTTTTTGGGCTTATGACAAAAAAGAGGAGCTAACCAATCCAGGTATTACTGCTTCTATTTTAATAAGCATGAAAGATGTTACTAAGAAAGTTCTTGCCAATGTAAAAGATGACATGACAGAGGAGGAGCGTTACAAAGCGATTGAAGAAGCTGCCGTTAAACTTGAAAAAGAATCTGTAGAAGGAACTCACTATAAAGCAAACATCAAAAGTATGTTTAAAGGAAACCAATATTTCCTTTTTATATATGAAATTTTTAAAGATGTTCGTTTAGTTGGTGCTCCTCCACAATCGATGGGTAAATTTGGTGGTGATACTGATAACTGGATGTGGCCTCGTCATACAGCCGATTTCTCGATGTTTAGAATCTATACTGCTCCTGATGGAAAACCAGCTGCTTATTCAGAAGAAAATATTCCTTTAAAGCCTAAACATCACCTGCCTATTTCTATTAAAGGAGTTCAGGAGAAAGATTTCGCTATGATTATGGGATTCCCTGGAACTACAAACCGTTACCTTACATCTTTTGGCCTTGAAGAAACCATGAAAATTACCAACCAAAACCGTTACGATATTCGTACCGTAAAGTTGGATATCATGAAAAAAGACATGCTTAAAGATGCAAAGGTACGCATTCAATATGCATCGAAACATGCAGGTAGCGCAAACTATTGGAAATACTCGAACGAGCAAAACAAAGCTTTAAAAAAGCTAAACACCATGGCTCATAAAAAAGAAATTGAAAAAAAATTTCTTGAATGGGCAAATGAAAAACCAAAACGTGCAGCTAAATATGGCGAAGCCTTAAATATGATTAAAAAAGCTTTTGCTGATAGAAAAGATGCAAAATTTGCAGGTTCTTATATTGGTGAAGCCCTTGCACAAGGAGCCGAAGCTCCTATGTTCGCAACTAAAGCTAACAAACTAAAAAGCTTATTAGCTGCCGAAGAACAAGATGCTGAAGCAATTGAAAAAACAATTACTGCATTAAAAGCTGCTGCAAAAAAATTCTATAAAGATTATAACGCACCAACCGATGAGAAATTAATGGCTTCTTTATATAAAATGTATGCCGATGCAATTTCTACAGAAGAAAGACCTTCAATCTTTAAAACTATAGCCGAAGAATACAACAACGACTTTACCAAATTTGCCAAAGAAGTATATTCAACTTCAGTTTTTGCAAACGAAGATAAATTTAATAAGTTTCTTTCAGCTCCAGAATTGGAAGTATTAGAAAACGATTTGCTTCTTAAAGCAGGCCTTTCTATTGGTAAAGCCTATGGTGCTGTTTATGGAAAAATGAATGCAGGTAGCGATGAGCTAGGAAAAGGAATGCGCCTTTTCGTTGATGGTTTATTACAAATTAACAAAAAGAAAAATTTTGCTCCTGATGCAAACTCTACTCTTCGTTTAACTTACGGTAGCGTTGGAGGATATCAGCCTAAAGATGGTGTTTACTATTACCATTACACAACTCTAAAGGGTGTGATGGAAAAAGAAGATCCTACAAATCCAGAATTTGTGGTTCCTGCTAAACTAAAAGACCTTTACGCTGCTAAAGATTTCGGTAGATATGCCGATAAGAACGGATATTTACCTGCTTGTTTCCTAACTAACAACGATATTACAGGTGGTAACTCAGGTTCTCCTGTAATTAATGGTAATGGTGAATTAATTGGTACTGCTTTCGATGGTAACTCAGAAGCTATGTCGGGCGATATCGATTTTGAAGAAAACCTTCAAAGATGTATTAATCTTGATGTTCGCTACACACTTTTCATTATTGATAAGTTTGCTGGTGCTCAAAACCTGATTGATGAAATGACAATTGTGGAGTAA
- the rnhA gene encoding ribonuclease HI has product MSAKITMFTDGAASGNPGPGGYGIVLISGKHRKDLNQGYKLTTNNRMELLAVIVGLETLKNPGCDVTIYSDSKYVIDSVEKKWVFAWVKKRFKGKKNADLWMRFLQIYPKHNVKFVWVKGHANIPGNERADELAVMASKAPNLPEDVGYQAE; this is encoded by the coding sequence ATGTCAGCAAAAATTACAATGTTTACCGATGGAGCAGCAAGTGGAAATCCTGGGCCGGGAGGCTATGGAATTGTTTTAATATCGGGCAAGCACCGCAAAGATTTAAATCAGGGATATAAATTAACCACCAACAATAGAATGGAATTGCTGGCCGTAATTGTAGGTTTAGAAACACTAAAAAATCCAGGCTGCGATGTTACCATTTATTCCGACTCGAAATATGTGATCGACTCGGTAGAAAAAAAATGGGTGTTTGCTTGGGTGAAAAAACGTTTTAAAGGCAAAAAAAATGCCGATTTATGGATGCGTTTTCTGCAAATTTACCCAAAACACAATGTAAAATTTGTGTGGGTAAAAGGGCATGCCAACATTCCCGGCAACGAACGTGCCGACGAATTGGCTGTTATGGCATCGAAAGCACCTAATTTACCTGAAGATGTTGGTTATCAAGCAGAATAA
- a CDS encoding potassium channel family protein, with protein sequence MRKKLIYLSAFVAYVLAILSIQWFESQSHDSNIKTIGDAFWYAIVTLTTVGYGDFYPVTLPGKIIGLVVIIGSLGILGFLIGEITVRYNQYMEKKKSGFWGTQFKNHYVIIGWNEFAQKVANQIIRAGQKVAVVTNVKADLDLISDLFSSKEVFSLFADYSNIEAFQKVNIEQSKRVFVNFESDSETLVFVINLKKRYPESNVIVRCTNPSLKETFQNAGIDHVIAQNEVASKLVASYLFEPHVATYTEDLIATSVADEDSDIQQYLITEECDFAESDYMNAFMKLKLDYNSILIGLVREGKIIKNPIKGTTIKSGNYLILISTGDSKGKLEKFFGVKEGE encoded by the coding sequence ATGCGTAAAAAACTCATTTACTTATCGGCTTTTGTAGCTTATGTATTGGCAATATTGTCTATTCAATGGTTCGAGAGTCAATCGCATGATTCGAACATAAAAACCATTGGCGATGCATTTTGGTATGCTATTGTAACGCTAACAACAGTCGGATATGGTGATTTTTACCCCGTAACATTGCCCGGTAAAATTATTGGCTTAGTCGTAATTATTGGAAGCCTTGGAATTTTAGGATTTTTAATTGGAGAAATAACAGTAAGATACAATCAGTATATGGAGAAGAAAAAAAGTGGATTTTGGGGAACCCAGTTCAAGAATCATTATGTGATTATTGGTTGGAACGAGTTTGCGCAAAAAGTTGCAAACCAAATTATTCGCGCCGGACAAAAAGTGGCAGTAGTTACCAATGTAAAAGCCGATCTGGATTTGATATCAGATTTATTCTCATCTAAAGAGGTTTTTTCGCTGTTTGCTGATTATTCTAATATCGAAGCATTTCAAAAGGTTAATATTGAACAATCGAAACGGGTTTTTGTAAATTTCGAGAGTGATTCGGAAACCCTGGTTTTCGTTATCAATTTAAAGAAACGATATCCCGAAAGCAATGTAATTGTGCGTTGTACTAATCCGAGTTTGAAAGAAACCTTTCAGAATGCAGGAATCGACCATGTGATTGCTCAAAATGAGGTAGCATCGAAACTGGTTGCTTCCTATTTATTCGAACCTCATGTTGCAACTTATACCGAAGATTTAATTGCGACCAGTGTTGCCGATGAGGATTCAGATATTCAGCAATACTTAATCACCGAAGAGTGCGATTTTGCCGAATCGGATTATATGAATGCTTTTATGAAACTAAAATTGGATTACAATTCTATCCTTATTGGTTTGGTAAGAGAAGGTAAGATCATTAAAAATCCGATTAAAGGAACTACAATTAAATCTGGAAATTATCTCATTTTAATCTCAACTGGAGACAGCAAGGGAAAATTGGAGAAGTTTTTTGGTGTAAAAGAGGGAGAGTAA
- a CDS encoding serine protease has translation MKKVALILIGIFLMFACRKSPQIIKESWTEKPVSLWPDFALTNEISFSDTTYRDMANAFLVNTGVDTIGVSCKHMFFLFEEQLGLSSIDLGDGFDSWYMYPKNRKDRRVATKKLINKNPKEQIGQYNTIKVRDWILFELEKQNNQLYPLKIRYKTIQKNEVVYAVGWGREQKDNSKPLVRKLQCYKNLGDYFYAHTIKIDTHPKGTSGSPVIDKNGYLVGIVSGQEGNMAVIGGIKYLTNMFDKYGIEYNKPNH, from the coding sequence ATGAAGAAAGTAGCTTTAATCCTAATTGGCATTTTTTTAATGTTTGCTTGCCGGAAATCACCTCAAATCATTAAAGAATCCTGGACAGAGAAACCTGTTTCTCTTTGGCCTGATTTTGCTTTGACCAATGAAATTAGTTTTTCCGATACCACTTATCGTGATATGGCCAACGCATTTCTGGTAAATACAGGAGTGGATACAATAGGAGTTTCGTGTAAGCATATGTTTTTTCTTTTTGAAGAACAATTGGGATTAAGCAGTATTGATTTGGGAGATGGTTTTGATTCCTGGTATATGTATCCTAAGAATCGAAAAGACAGAAGAGTTGCTACAAAAAAATTAATAAATAAAAATCCAAAAGAACAGATAGGACAGTACAATACAATAAAGGTGCGTGATTGGATTCTTTTTGAGTTAGAAAAGCAGAACAATCAACTTTATCCCTTAAAAATCAGATATAAAACAATACAGAAAAATGAAGTTGTATATGCTGTTGGATGGGGGAGAGAACAGAAAGATAATAGCAAACCTTTAGTAAGAAAATTGCAATGTTATAAGAACTTAGGTGATTATTTCTATGCTCATACAATTAAGATTGATACTCACCCTAAAGGAACAAGCGGTTCTCCTGTAATCGATAAAAATGGGTATTTGGTAGGTATTGTTTCCGGTCAAGAAGGAAATATGGCTGTGATAGGAGGCATTAAATACTTGACAAATATGTTTGATAAATATGGTATAGAGTATAATAAACCCAATCATTAG
- a CDS encoding S-adenosylmethionine decarboxylase, translated as MEAETKILAAKIHSLRFWVSECIPEILKEKFQSYLEKVDFVILNCSDHHFPTQGYTAFWLLAESHLAIHTFPDKGYSYVELSSCNHGKAEGFKKLVEESDLQVNWNGEGIEICSPEEN; from the coding sequence ATGGAGGCAGAAACAAAAATATTAGCAGCTAAAATTCACAGTCTTCGCTTTTGGGTAAGCGAATGCATTCCTGAAATCTTGAAAGAAAAGTTTCAATCCTATCTGGAAAAGGTTGATTTTGTGATTTTGAATTGCTCCGATCATCATTTTCCAACGCAAGGATATACAGCTTTTTGGTTGCTGGCCGAATCGCATTTAGCTATTCATACTTTTCCGGATAAAGGGTACAGTTACGTGGAGCTTAGTTCATGTAACCATGGAAAAGCAGAAGGTTTTAAGAAACTTGTTGAAGAGAGCGATTTGCAGGTGAACTGGAATGGAGAAGGAATAGAGATTTGTAGTCCTGAAGAAAATTAG